From one Thermomicrobiales bacterium genomic stretch:
- a CDS encoding Mur ligase family protein, with protein sequence MTDTITRPPGFRSRVVDRGQSETLPLISIAGTSGKTTIAWMLNSIFNKAGWPDAAWLSSGVYVEGEQQDGELGPWARVLLAARYGELRVVVQEMAAATVVAAGLPKDTYPVGIMTTLCGNNEACLLSEDASRERQAMHIVVESMRPDGMLVVNADDYDVNEVASKAHCLVFPYALHNDNPVLQARLNAGGIGCWIQDGQVVVGDRHESSHVIDVASVPATLGGTMLFQVQNLLAATAAAVAIGIDPLIIEAALLSFTTEPDLQPAAANVFAYNEATVIADAPELVATLKQLARGIRHIPHRRSLVVCGRLPRLSDTEIHEAGRVIGGIGGIILLHGETDDEARIAAIKAGIATVAVPPIVINVANEEMAVDQLLNTIGTDDLALVLVDDAEVALSHLWPAPAINLSSRRRGSSHGNPEGAHNS encoded by the coding sequence GTGACCGACACCATCACACGACCGCCCGGTTTCAGAAGCCGGGTCGTCGATCGCGGACAATCTGAGACACTCCCGCTCATCTCCATCGCTGGGACGTCTGGCAAGACGACGATCGCCTGGATGCTGAACAGCATCTTCAACAAGGCCGGATGGCCCGACGCCGCCTGGCTCTCGTCCGGCGTCTACGTCGAGGGAGAACAGCAGGATGGCGAGCTCGGGCCATGGGCTCGCGTTCTCCTTGCCGCCCGTTATGGGGAGTTGCGGGTCGTCGTTCAGGAGATGGCCGCCGCGACTGTTGTCGCCGCAGGCCTTCCGAAGGACACATACCCCGTCGGTATCATGACAACGCTCTGCGGCAACAATGAGGCTTGCCTGTTATCTGAGGATGCGAGTCGGGAACGGCAGGCTATGCATATCGTCGTGGAATCGATGCGACCCGACGGCATGCTTGTTGTCAACGCCGACGATTACGATGTCAACGAGGTTGCATCGAAGGCACACTGCCTGGTGTTCCCCTATGCGCTCCACAACGACAACCCCGTCCTGCAGGCCCGCCTCAATGCGGGAGGGATCGGGTGCTGGATCCAGGACGGGCAAGTAGTCGTCGGTGACCGACACGAGTCCTCTCATGTCATCGATGTCGCCTCGGTCCCTGCTACATTGGGCGGCACGATGCTCTTCCAGGTTCAGAATCTCCTCGCCGCGACAGCGGCTGCTGTCGCGATCGGGATCGACCCGCTCATCATTGAGGCTGCACTGCTCTCGTTCACCACAGAACCCGATCTGCAGCCTGCTGCGGCAAATGTCTTCGCGTACAACGAAGCCACCGTCATTGCCGATGCGCCCGAGCTCGTCGCGACACTCAAGCAACTGGCGCGAGGCATTCGTCACATCCCCCACCGCCGGTCGCTTGTCGTCTGCGGGCGTCTGCCTCGATTGTCCGACACGGAGATCCACGAGGCAGGTCGCGTTATCGGTGGCATCGGTGGAATCATCCTCCTGCACGGTGAAACGGACGATGAGGCACGAATAGCGGCAATCAAGGCAGGAATAGCCACAGTCGCCGTGCCACCGATCGTGATCAATGTCGCGAATGAGGAGATGGCCGTCGATCAACTGCTCAATACAATCGGTACCGACGATCTCGCGCTTGTCCTTGTCGATGACGCCGAGGTGGCGCTTTCGCACCTCTGGCCGGCTCCGGCAATCAATCTCAGCTCGCGACGACGGGGGAGCAGCCACGGCAATCCCGAAGGCGCCCACAACTCATAA
- the rdgB gene encoding RdgB/HAM1 family non-canonical purine NTP pyrophosphatase, which yields MRIVVATNNAGKIAELQHLLPANVTLLTLGEMGLQSPEENGETFVENALLKARHAAGGADAAIADDSGIVVDALQGEPGIRSARFSGPGATDESNNRELLRRLAGVPRAQRGARFVSAAAFVTRDGEERVTEGAIRGIVLEHPRGSNGFGFDPLFEIHDSDAPAFAGRTMAELSIEEKNAISHRGRAIRALVVGLRAHGLLAHLAADEVQE from the coding sequence ATGCGAATAGTTGTCGCGACCAACAACGCCGGAAAAATCGCGGAGCTCCAGCATCTGTTACCCGCGAACGTCACGTTACTCACGCTTGGTGAGATGGGGCTTCAGTCACCCGAAGAGAATGGCGAGACCTTTGTAGAGAACGCGCTTCTGAAGGCCCGGCACGCGGCCGGGGGAGCCGACGCCGCGATTGCCGACGACTCCGGGATCGTGGTCGATGCGCTTCAGGGAGAGCCTGGAATCCGCTCGGCGCGGTTCTCCGGCCCCGGCGCAACTGACGAGTCGAACAATCGCGAGCTCCTCCGACGACTCGCCGGGGTTCCCCGCGCCCAACGAGGCGCACGGTTCGTGTCGGCGGCGGCGTTTGTCACTCGTGACGGTGAGGAGCGCGTTACCGAAGGGGCGATTCGCGGGATCGTGCTGGAACATCCGCGCGGTTCGAATGGCTTCGGCTTCGACCCACTCTTCGAGATTCACGATTCAGACGCGCCCGCGTTCGCCGGCCGAACGATGGCCGAACTGTCGATAGAGGAAAAAAACGCGATCTCGCACCGGGGACGGGCAATTCGAGCGCTCGTCGTCGGTCTTCGCGCGCATGGGCTACTGGCTCATCTCGCGGCTGACGAAGTACAGGAGTAG
- a CDS encoding TatD family hydrolase, whose protein sequence is MITLVDTHAHLDLPVFDDDREAAIERAIAAGVSAMIAIGFSQERWATTAALVEHYPMIVRTVGLHPNHAEDWTDDFPALLERETADQRVVAIGEIGLDYYRDHAEPAIQRAVFEEQLRLARRLDAPIVIHQRNAEDDVIALLKQEGPIRGVLHCFSGDREFASRCLELGLYLGVGGVATYKSSDSVRDALAFAPLNRVILETDAPYLAPQGHRGSRNEPAMIVRAAETLASIHGMDLAELAKATTDNAIELFGDSLADAIKAGTRRRACE, encoded by the coding sequence ATGATCACGCTCGTCGACACGCATGCGCACCTGGATCTGCCGGTGTTTGACGATGATCGGGAGGCGGCCATCGAGCGCGCCATCGCCGCCGGAGTCAGCGCCATGATCGCAATCGGGTTCAGCCAGGAACGCTGGGCGACGACGGCGGCACTGGTCGAGCACTACCCCATGATCGTCCGGACTGTCGGTCTGCATCCGAATCATGCCGAGGACTGGACTGACGACTTCCCGGCACTCCTGGAACGCGAAACCGCCGACCAACGCGTTGTCGCCATCGGGGAGATAGGGCTGGATTACTACCGTGATCATGCCGAGCCAGCGATCCAGAGGGCTGTGTTCGAAGAGCAACTGCGACTCGCCCGGCGGCTTGATGCGCCGATTGTAATTCACCAGCGCAACGCCGAGGACGATGTCATCGCCCTCCTCAAGCAGGAAGGCCCCATCCGGGGAGTGCTGCATTGCTTCTCAGGCGACCGGGAATTCGCGTCGCGTTGCCTCGAGCTCGGGCTGTATCTTGGCGTCGGCGGAGTCGCGACGTATAAGTCATCCGATTCGGTCCGGGATGCGCTCGCGTTTGCGCCCCTCAATCGAGTGATACTGGAGACCGACGCACCCTATCTAGCGCCACAGGGGCATCGCGGTTCACGAAATGAGCCAGCGATGATTGTTCGCGCAGCCGAGACGCTCGCCAGCATTCATGGAATGGATCTCGCGGAGTTGGCCAAGGCAACGACAGACAATGCCATCGAGCTCTTTGGCGATTCGCTTGCCGACGCCATTAAGGCGGGAACGCGGAGGCGCGCATGCGAATAG
- the glmS gene encoding glutamine--fructose-6-phosphate transaminase (isomerizing) produces the protein MCGIFGYVGAYTDTGGMVLQALKRLEYRGYDSWGVAVGINNHIEIEKHVGKIGSAMVDLPASDIGFGHTRWATHGGVCEANAHPIPDASGRLAVIHNGIIENFRSLRTSLTERGYAFHSETDTEVVAHLVSDLLGQGDTPEAVRSAVARAFMQLRGLNAIIVLDRSTRTLTAIKHVSPLVIGQRESGSFIASDTLALAGHTERVSYLEDYQLVQLEHDGITSIDARDGQAWPLVWADIPVEEGSAELGGYPHYMLKEMHEQPAVLERIARDKLDETRELARLIQRSYGTFLVGCGTASYAALTGSYLFSRIARRHVNFVVGSEFEYQEHFLTDRSLVVALSQSGETVDVIEPVLAARERGAKIVALVNVKGSTLDRIADFSVHLDAGPEQCVLSTKAYTAKVATLLLTAHILNGSEHVGRDLLWRAVDGVSAALTPGFIDRVHGVAETVNASQNLFIIGRGLSYPTALEAALKIKEVSYLHAEGFAGESSNMASSR, from the coding sequence ATGTGTGGAATATTCGGCTATGTCGGAGCGTACACTGACACCGGCGGGATGGTCCTTCAGGCATTGAAACGACTCGAATACCGGGGGTATGACTCCTGGGGTGTCGCAGTCGGAATCAACAACCACATCGAGATAGAGAAGCACGTCGGCAAGATCGGGTCTGCCATGGTCGACTTGCCGGCCTCCGATATCGGCTTCGGCCACACGCGCTGGGCCACCCACGGTGGCGTCTGCGAAGCGAACGCACATCCAATACCGGACGCATCTGGCCGGCTGGCCGTCATTCACAATGGCATCATCGAGAACTTCCGCTCGCTACGCACGTCACTGACAGAGCGCGGGTACGCATTTCACAGCGAAACCGACACGGAGGTCGTGGCACACCTCGTCAGCGATCTGCTGGGCCAGGGTGATACCCCCGAGGCTGTGCGCTCCGCCGTCGCACGGGCGTTCATGCAGTTGCGGGGCCTGAACGCAATCATCGTGCTCGATCGTTCAACGCGAACACTGACTGCGATCAAACACGTCTCTCCGCTGGTCATCGGGCAACGCGAATCCGGATCGTTCATCGCGTCAGACACACTCGCTCTCGCAGGGCATACCGAGCGCGTGTCCTATCTGGAGGACTATCAGCTCGTCCAGCTCGAGCATGACGGCATCACCTCGATCGATGCTCGTGACGGTCAGGCATGGCCGCTCGTCTGGGCCGACATTCCCGTTGAGGAGGGTTCGGCCGAGCTCGGCGGCTATCCACACTACATGCTCAAGGAGATGCACGAGCAGCCGGCCGTCCTCGAGCGAATCGCGCGGGACAAGCTTGATGAGACGCGGGAGCTCGCCCGGCTGATCCAGAGGTCGTATGGCACGTTCCTGGTCGGCTGTGGAACCGCGTCATACGCCGCCCTCACGGGAAGCTACCTGTTCTCGCGGATCGCCCGACGGCACGTCAACTTCGTGGTGGGCAGCGAGTTCGAATACCAGGAACATTTCCTCACCGATCGCTCGCTGGTGGTCGCGTTGTCGCAATCGGGCGAGACGGTGGATGTCATCGAGCCGGTGCTGGCAGCCCGCGAGCGCGGCGCGAAGATCGTGGCGCTCGTGAACGTCAAAGGTTCGACTCTCGACCGAATCGCCGATTTCTCCGTGCATCTCGATGCCGGCCCAGAACAGTGTGTTCTGTCAACCAAAGCCTACACAGCAAAAGTCGCGACGCTGCTGCTCACCGCGCATATCCTCAACGGCTCGGAACATGTCGGACGTGATCTGCTCTGGCGCGCGGTGGATGGCGTCAGCGCGGCGTTGACACCCGGGTTCATCGACCGCGTTCACGGCGTTGCCGAGACCGTCAACGCAAGCCAGAACCTGTTCATCATTGGCCGCGGACTCTCCTACCCGACCGCCCTTGAAGCCGCGCTCAAGATCAAGGAGGTCTCGTATCTCCACGCGGAGGGTTTCGCGGGGGAGAGCTCAAACATGGCGTCATCGCGTTGA
- the purB gene encoding adenylosuccinate lyase — translation MIERYTLPEMGIIWSEQHKIDQWLAVEKAVCEAWAARGVIPADAMPAIRQATCSVDRMKEIERETDHDVIAFLRATGETVGEAARFIHLGLTSSDVIDTALAMQTVNAVDQLLSRLDIAIDVVGRQALAHRKTLMIGRTHGVHAEPITFGFKLAVWYDELRRNRVRLQAARETIRVGKISGAVGTHANVPPDIEEDVCVALGLAVAPVSTQIIQRDRHAEVVAALAVLASSLDKFAVEIRHLARTEVRELEEAFDPGNQGSSAMPHKRNPHESERLSGLARLVRGYAVTALENVALWHERDISNSSAERVIFPDAFIIVDYMLHLFADLVDNWVVYPERMRQNLDMTGGAIFSQRAMLKLIEGGLDRQVAYKLIQRNAMLAWDKGGHLRDYLRSEPDVTALLTDDQIDDLFDYGYHLQHIDRAFERVGLLDPAQSGPGGRA, via the coding sequence GTGATCGAACGCTACACGCTGCCCGAGATGGGCATCATCTGGAGTGAGCAACACAAGATCGACCAGTGGCTCGCCGTTGAGAAGGCGGTCTGCGAAGCCTGGGCCGCACGAGGCGTGATTCCGGCAGACGCGATGCCGGCCATTCGCCAGGCCACCTGCAGCGTCGATCGAATGAAGGAGATTGAGCGCGAAACCGACCACGATGTCATCGCGTTTCTGCGCGCCACCGGGGAGACAGTCGGGGAAGCGGCGCGGTTCATCCACCTCGGATTGACAAGCTCCGATGTCATCGACACTGCTCTGGCCATGCAGACAGTCAATGCGGTCGATCAGCTGCTTTCGCGGCTCGACATTGCCATTGATGTCGTCGGGCGGCAGGCGCTCGCGCATCGGAAGACGCTGATGATCGGTCGGACCCACGGAGTGCACGCCGAACCAATCACGTTCGGCTTCAAGCTCGCAGTCTGGTACGACGAGCTCCGCCGTAATCGCGTCCGCTTGCAGGCTGCACGGGAGACGATACGGGTCGGCAAGATCTCCGGCGCCGTGGGCACTCATGCAAACGTGCCACCGGATATCGAAGAGGATGTCTGCGTGGCCCTGGGTCTGGCTGTCGCGCCTGTCTCAACTCAGATCATTCAGCGCGACCGTCATGCGGAAGTTGTTGCAGCGCTCGCAGTTCTGGCGTCGTCGCTGGACAAGTTCGCTGTCGAGATCCGCCACCTCGCGCGCACTGAAGTGCGCGAGCTCGAGGAAGCGTTTGACCCGGGCAATCAAGGCTCGTCCGCGATGCCACATAAGCGCAATCCGCACGAGAGCGAGCGTCTCAGTGGACTGGCCCGACTTGTTCGCGGCTACGCGGTGACGGCGCTTGAGAATGTCGCGCTGTGGCATGAGCGGGATATCTCCAACTCATCAGCCGAGCGTGTCATCTTCCCGGATGCGTTCATCATCGTCGATTACATGCTGCACCTGTTCGCCGATCTCGTTGACAACTGGGTGGTATATCCGGAGCGGATGCGCCAGAACCTCGATATGACCGGCGGCGCGATCTTCTCGCAACGCGCAATGCTCAAGCTCATCGAAGGCGGCCTCGATCGACAGGTCGCCTACAAGCTCATTCAACGCAATGCGATGCTGGCGTGGGACAAGGGCGGTCACCTTCGCGATTACTTGCGGAGCGAGCCGGACGTTACCGCCTTGCTGACCGACGATCAGATCGACGATCTGTTCGACTACGGCTATCACCTCCAGCATATTGACCGCGCATTCGAACGCGTTGGCCTGTTGGATCCAGCGCAATCCGGACCAGGAGGTCGAGCATGA
- a CDS encoding phosphoribosylaminoimidazolesuccinocarboxamide synthase — protein MTMPLRSIDIPTLRRFRQGKVRDSFDLGDRLLMVASDRASAFDVILPDAIPDKGRVLTMLASWWFRQTDAIVPNHLLSTDVEDLPDEVQPVREVLRDRFMLVRKAERIDIECVVRGYLAGSGWAEYQKSGSVCGERLPKGLRESDKLPAPIFTPAAKVDDGHDQNISFAEVERRVGVDTARRLREASFALYTFAERKARERGILIADTKFEFGMIDRQLIVIDEMLTPDSSRFWDAALYEPGRAQDSLDKQPIRDWLQLSGWDKTPPGPPLPAEVIEATTRRYRTAFERLTGMEFPEA, from the coding sequence ATGACGATGCCACTCCGCAGCATCGACATTCCCACGCTGCGCCGCTTCCGGCAGGGGAAGGTGCGTGACTCGTTCGACCTGGGCGATCGTTTGCTAATGGTTGCGTCGGATCGTGCTTCGGCCTTCGACGTGATTCTTCCGGACGCCATTCCGGATAAGGGCCGCGTTCTGACGATGCTCGCGTCCTGGTGGTTCCGTCAAACGGACGCGATCGTGCCGAACCACCTGCTCTCTACCGACGTAGAGGACCTGCCAGACGAAGTTCAGCCGGTCCGGGAGGTGCTGAGGGACCGCTTCATGCTGGTGCGGAAGGCTGAGCGCATTGATATTGAGTGCGTCGTCCGTGGCTATCTGGCCGGCTCGGGATGGGCGGAGTACCAGAAGTCAGGGTCCGTTTGTGGTGAGCGGCTGCCCAAGGGACTACGGGAGAGCGATAAGCTGCCAGCGCCGATCTTTACTCCCGCGGCCAAGGTCGATGATGGACACGATCAGAACATCTCGTTTGCCGAAGTCGAACGACGGGTTGGCGTCGATACAGCTCGCCGGCTTCGCGAAGCATCCTTCGCGCTCTATACGTTCGCCGAGCGCAAGGCACGCGAGCGTGGAATCCTGATCGCCGACACCAAGTTCGAGTTCGGGATGATCGATCGCCAGCTCATCGTCATTGATGAGATGCTGACGCCGGATTCGTCGCGGTTCTGGGATGCCGCTCTCTATGAGCCCGGCCGCGCTCAGGACAGTCTCGATAAGCAACCGATTCGTGATTGGTTGCAGCTGTCTGGTTGGGATAAGACTCCCCCCGGACCGCCACTCCCTGCGGAGGTGATCGAGGCTACAACACGGCGTTACCGAACAGCCTTCGAGCGACTGACCGGGATGGAGTTTCCTGAGGCGTGA
- the purS gene encoding phosphoribosylformylglycinamidine synthase subunit PurS, producing the protein MNLKKDGVGLAVKQSYLAEVFISLKPIVNDPEGLSIRDGLRSLGYADTESVRAGKYLRVTLSASSTADAEESVARMCDQLLANPVMETYRIQMTALADN; encoded by the coding sequence GTGAACCTGAAGAAGGATGGGGTGGGTCTAGCGGTGAAGCAGTCGTACCTGGCCGAGGTGTTCATTTCGTTGAAGCCGATTGTGAACGATCCTGAAGGGCTGTCGATTCGCGATGGACTCCGGTCTCTCGGCTACGCCGACACCGAGAGCGTCCGCGCGGGCAAGTATCTGCGAGTTACGCTGAGCGCGAGTTCGACGGCGGACGCCGAAGAGTCGGTGGCGCGAATGTGCGACCAGTTGCTAGCGAATCCGGTGATGGAGACGTATCGGATTCAGATGACGGCGTTGGCCGACAATTAG
- the purQ gene encoding phosphoribosylformylglycinamidine synthase subunit PurQ: MRFGVVIFPGSNGDHDALSSIEHGLGEEVVPVWHKDRAVDHCDALLIPGGFSYGDYLRAGAIARFSPIMDAVIEFANQGGPVLGICNGFQILTEAHLLPGALLRNGSLHFVCTWVHVRVETDKTPFTAEIDPGSVLRLPIAHGQGRYFVTPEQYAELEANDQVVFRYSDARGEVHDDHNPNASIGHVAGVSNRRGNVVGLMPHPERAYDGALGGDDGLRILGSVSRAMLRTVGA, from the coding sequence ATGCGTTTCGGGGTCGTGATCTTTCCCGGATCAAACGGTGACCATGACGCTCTGTCGTCGATTGAGCATGGGCTGGGCGAGGAGGTCGTGCCAGTCTGGCACAAGGACCGCGCAGTGGATCACTGTGATGCGCTGCTGATACCTGGAGGCTTTTCGTATGGTGACTACTTGCGGGCCGGCGCGATCGCGCGATTCTCGCCGATCATGGACGCAGTCATCGAGTTTGCGAACCAGGGCGGGCCGGTGCTTGGCATTTGCAATGGATTCCAGATCCTGACTGAGGCGCACCTGCTGCCTGGCGCTCTCCTTCGAAACGGCAGCCTGCACTTCGTCTGTACCTGGGTCCACGTGCGCGTCGAGACCGATAAGACCCCGTTCACCGCGGAGATCGACCCGGGCTCGGTGCTGCGGCTTCCGATCGCCCATGGCCAGGGTCGGTATTTCGTGACGCCCGAGCAATACGCGGAGCTGGAGGCCAACGATCAGGTCGTCTTCCGGTACTCGGACGCTCGTGGCGAAGTTCATGACGATCACAACCCGAATGCGTCGATCGGGCATGTTGCGGGTGTCTCGAACCGGCGTGGCAACGTCGTTGGGCTGATGCCGCACCCAGAGCGTGCCTACGATGGCGCGCTAGGCGGCGATGATGGTCTACGAATTCTCGGGTCCGTCAGTCGGGCCATGTTGCGGACGGTGGGCGCGTGA
- the purL gene encoding phosphoribosylformylglycinamidine synthase subunit PurL, giving the protein MSTDIVTDAVLREVALTRAEYDQVVELLGRPPSPVELGMFGAMWSEHCGYKNSRPLLKHFPTSGDRVLQGPGENAGAVDIGDGLAVVFKIESHNHPSAVEPYEGAATGVGGIVRDIFTMGARPIALLNSLRFGSLDRPRNRYLFDGIVGGIGGYGNCLGIPTVAGDIFFDDRYNGNPLVNAMCVGIVPHDKIMRATASGVGNLVVLVGADTGRDGIHGATFASVENPEESHRGVVQVGNPFLEKLLLEACLETLEVSGVVAMQDLGAAGLTSSAVEVASKGGLGIEIDVQKVARREVGMTAYEVMLSESQERMLIIVEPPSLDELVTIFDRWDLHSDVIGVVTDDGRVRILDGEDVVADVPATFYTDDCPVYIRDGVESAAIVALRDTDISSWDALEATDVLPALGRLLASPNICSRRPVVSTYDHTILSNTVVAPLEGDAAVVRIKGTRRGLALKTDCNPRYVYLDPRLGGMHAVAEAARNVSCAGATPIALTNCLNFGSPEKPEGYFQLEQSILGMAQAAEAFGTPVVSGNVSLYNESEGEAILPTPTIGVVGVLDDVTKHSGSTAPSGTELWLIGNLEATLGGSEYLAEIHGITAGRPPALDLNLERLVQAATRALVGEGIARATHDTSEGGLLVAVAEMLAPSGTGASIDISAVVTANDNSLARACFGEAASRVIVAIEPADRDLFVRRCAELGVPATALGTVTGRSLEVATVGSVAISDLAAQWTSGLGTSDAIV; this is encoded by the coding sequence GTGAGTACCGATATCGTCACTGACGCCGTGCTTCGGGAGGTCGCGCTGACGCGGGCTGAGTACGATCAGGTGGTTGAGCTGCTCGGCCGGCCGCCGAGCCCCGTCGAGCTTGGGATGTTCGGGGCGATGTGGAGTGAGCACTGCGGCTACAAGAACTCACGGCCACTGCTCAAGCACTTTCCAACGTCCGGCGACCGTGTGCTTCAAGGTCCGGGCGAAAACGCCGGGGCGGTTGATATCGGCGATGGACTCGCGGTCGTGTTCAAGATCGAATCGCACAACCACCCATCGGCGGTTGAGCCATACGAGGGTGCGGCGACCGGGGTCGGAGGCATTGTCCGCGACATCTTTACGATGGGCGCGCGGCCGATCGCGTTGCTGAATTCGTTGCGGTTCGGCTCGCTCGATCGCCCACGGAACCGCTACCTGTTCGATGGGATCGTAGGTGGCATCGGCGGGTACGGCAATTGCCTGGGAATCCCGACCGTGGCCGGTGACATCTTCTTCGACGACCGCTACAACGGGAATCCGCTCGTCAACGCCATGTGCGTCGGAATCGTCCCGCACGACAAGATCATGCGCGCGACCGCCTCCGGTGTCGGCAACCTCGTCGTGCTCGTGGGGGCTGATACTGGACGCGACGGTATCCATGGCGCGACGTTCGCCTCGGTCGAGAATCCGGAAGAGTCCCATCGCGGCGTGGTCCAGGTTGGCAACCCATTCCTTGAGAAGCTGCTGCTCGAGGCATGCCTCGAAACGCTGGAGGTTTCCGGCGTTGTCGCGATGCAGGATCTCGGCGCTGCCGGGCTGACCTCTTCCGCCGTTGAGGTCGCCAGCAAGGGCGGGCTTGGGATCGAGATCGATGTGCAGAAGGTGGCGCGCCGCGAAGTCGGCATGACGGCGTATGAGGTGATGCTCTCCGAGAGCCAGGAGCGCATGCTGATTATCGTCGAACCTCCGTCGCTCGATGAATTGGTCACGATCTTCGATCGCTGGGATCTGCATTCGGATGTGATCGGCGTTGTGACCGACGATGGGCGAGTCCGCATTCTCGATGGCGAGGATGTGGTTGCCGATGTCCCTGCAACCTTCTACACGGATGATTGCCCCGTCTATATTCGCGATGGAGTTGAGTCGGCCGCTATTGTGGCGCTGCGAGATACCGACATCTCCAGCTGGGATGCGCTGGAGGCTACCGATGTGTTGCCGGCGCTGGGCCGGCTTCTGGCGAGCCCGAACATTTGCTCGCGGCGGCCGGTCGTCAGCACCTACGACCACACGATTCTCTCGAACACTGTCGTAGCCCCGCTCGAAGGTGACGCGGCCGTTGTTCGTATCAAGGGCACTCGCCGCGGACTGGCGCTGAAGACCGACTGCAATCCGCGCTACGTCTATCTGGATCCGCGTCTCGGCGGGATGCATGCTGTCGCTGAGGCGGCGCGCAATGTCTCCTGCGCTGGCGCCACACCGATCGCGCTGACGAACTGCCTCAACTTCGGCTCGCCGGAGAAGCCAGAAGGCTACTTCCAGCTCGAACAGTCAATCCTCGGTATGGCGCAAGCTGCGGAGGCGTTCGGCACGCCAGTTGTTAGCGGCAACGTCAGCCTCTATAACGAATCAGAGGGTGAGGCGATCCTGCCGACGCCGACGATCGGTGTCGTCGGTGTTCTCGATGATGTGACGAAGCACTCCGGGTCTACCGCCCCGTCGGGGACGGAACTCTGGCTCATCGGCAACCTTGAGGCGACGCTTGGCGGGTCAGAGTATCTCGCCGAGATTCACGGCATTACTGCGGGCCGGCCGCCCGCGCTCGACCTGAACCTGGAGCGGCTGGTCCAGGCAGCAACGAGGGCGCTGGTCGGTGAGGGGATCGCGCGCGCTACCCACGACACGTCAGAGGGTGGCCTGCTGGTTGCGGTCGCCGAGATGCTGGCGCCCAGCGGCACGGGAGCATCCATCGATATCAGTGCGGTGGTCACGGCCAACGACAACAGCCTGGCGCGCGCGTGCTTCGGTGAGGCCGCATCGCGAGTCATTGTCGCGATCGAGCCGGCGGATCGCGATCTGTTCGTTCGCCGATGCGCCGAGCTTGGAGTCCCTGCGACGGCGCTCGGCACGGTTACTGGTCGCTCGCTGGAGGTCGCAACCGTTGGTAGCGTCGCGATAAGCGACCTTGCCGCACAGTGGACGAGTGGGCTAGGCACGAGCGATGCGATTGTATAG